Genomic segment of Athene noctua chromosome 22, bAthNoc1.hap1.1, whole genome shotgun sequence:
CCcgcggcgccgagcccggccAGGGGCGAGGAGCGGTCCCCATGGGGCGGCAGCGCTTGTTTGTCCTCTCCAGCCGGCAGCGCCTGGCAGGGCCGGTGCTGCCGTGACATCAACGGGCCTAAATATATCCCGGGCGAGGAACGGCCGGGAACTTCCCTGAAATTCTGATAAAAATAGTGGCAGCAAAGAGGCTGCGGCGCCGCGGGCGTGCGGGTGAGCAGGATGCGGCCCtgggggccgggctggggctgggggggtgcagctcACCCGAGCACCCCGCTGCCAGCCCAGCTTCCCAGAAATGTCACTTGAAGCCCCCGCGCCTGTCGCTTGTCAGCGCGACCATGCTCCGCGCCGCCACAGAGGTGACGGACGGACTCAAGGGCAGCGGCGGGCGGAAGCTTGGCGCGGTGGGACgcgccccggcccccagcccagcacctcacATGTTCGTGCCGGCGATGCCAGGACCGATCCCGCCGGCGCTGCCCACCACGGAGCGGCGGGGGCTGAGCATCAGCAGCGGCTCCAGGCAGCGGGCAAACTCTGCCCGGTACTCGCTGTTGATCTGGGGGGTGAGACGAGGGTGAGCgcggctggggccggggccgagccccTGCCCGCAGCGCCCTGCGGCAGCCCCGGCTGCCGCAGGGCGCTGCGGGCAGGGGCTCGGCCCAGGCGGGTGGCACGGCTCTACCTTGCTGGTCTGGGCCGGCCGCAGGCGGTGCGGCAGCTTGACGATCCTCTGCAGCCTCTCCATCAGTTGCTGAAAGGCAGCGGCGAGGTGCCGTGAGGGGTGACCTGGACCCTGCAGGGAGCCCGGCACCGCGGTGGGGGGGACAGTCTGGCCGCCCTATGGCACTGCGGGGGGACGCTCCCGCCACGCCGGCACCACTCACGTAGCCCAGGTCCAGGAACTCGGCTTTGTTGGCGGAGCTCAGGAAGGCCGAGCAGGTCACCAGGTGGACCTGCGTGCGGGGGGGGTGTCACCACTGGTGCCCCTCGGGGCCGTggcagcccagcccctgcgcGGGGTCCTACctgcagggtgggcagcagggaggcGAGGTGGGCGAGCTGCTCCTTGAACGCCTTCTCCTTCTCTTCgtgctggctgcagcagagcGGGGCACGGCACGGCCTTTGTGGGGCACCGGGGAGCCGTTCCGCCCCGGGGCACCCCAAAATACCCGGGAGGGGAGGAAACCCCTCAGCCTGCAGCCTCTCACCTCTGCACAGCTTTCAGGAGCGTCTTCTTCCTCTCAGAGAGCTGCTCCTGCAAAGAGCCGGGCCACCCCGTGTCTCGTGGCCACCCCGGtcccctcccgctgccccggcTTGGCCGTACCCCCGCATTGGGCACCCGTGGGCACAGGCCACAACGAGCGGGCAGTTGCCCCGCACCTGCATGCGGCCGAAGAGGGAGTTGAtggccgcctcctcctcgctggCACTGTTGTGCACCTCCTCGATCATGGCTTTGAGGAGGACGATGGCCTCGCGCGTGGAGGTCTGCAGCTCCTTCACGGCctgcccgggggcggcggggcggctgcgGCGCTGtgggcagccccgcgcccccgtgtcccccctcccccggACCCGCCGACCCTGCCCACCATCACCGCCTGGTCCAGGCGCTGGCAGCCCTGCATGTACGCCGTCTCGATGTCGATGCAGTGCGCCCGGCTCTCCCTGCGGGCATGGGCATCAGGGCACCGGCCAggacggggcgcggggcgggcgcggggccggggctgctcaCCCCTGCATGTCCCTGAAGCAGTTGATGCAGAGCATGGACTTCTTCTCGGTGGAGAACATGATGTAGGGCTCCTCGTGCAGGGCTGCAAGGGAGAGGGCCGTCGGGCAGCCTGGCGAGGCACGGGGCGGCGCGGCACGGCGCGGTACTCACGGCACTTCTTGTGGACGTCTTTGGTGCGCTTGGAGAGCGAGACGATCTCGTGGCGGGCGAACATCTTGGCGCGGTGGGTCTCCTCGCGGCACGGGGCGCAGAGGGGCTGCCCGCAGGTGTTGCAGAAGTACATGGTGTCCAGCTCCTGTGCGGGGAGAGGGGTGGCTGGCGGCAGACACCCCCGGcggtggtgctgggggggtgtccccgctgCCCTCACCCCCTTGGCGCAGCGCCGGTCGCAGTTGGCGCACTGCGCGTCCTCCTCGCTGTCGGCTGAGCTGTCCACCAAGAACTGCAGGAGCCGGTCCACGGGgggcagccctgtgccccccctcacCACCGAGGGGTGCCTGCGGGGATAAGGATGGGGACACCCgtcccaggcagctctgggagcGGTGCCGTGCCAGGCTGCCGGCCGCGTGGTTGCGGCCCCCGGTCCCGGTGTCACCCCCCGGTCCGGGCCCGTCCCTCACCCGCAGAGCGGGCAGCACAGGCGGCCGTCGCTGGCGCGGCCCCGCAGGCAGCTGGCGCAGAAGTTGTGGTAGCAGTCGAGCAGGCAGGGGTGCTGGTAGGGCTCGTGGCAGAGCAGGCAGACCAGCGGGTGACAGTTGGCCTTCTCCAGCTCCGAGCAGCTCCCCAGCAGGGAGAAAATGCCGCCGGCCATCTGCGGGGCAGAGAGaagccccccccgcgccccgcttcaccccctgcgcccagggagggccCAATCCTGCCCCCCCGCGGCCCGCGAGCTGCCGCCTATTTTTAGGGCATGAGCCGCGCGGCACGAGGCCTGGCACCGGGGGCTGGAGCCCCGCGGCGGGGTGACCCCAGGGTGGGCGCCCCCGGAGCAGGAGCATCCCCTGGGATGGGGTGTCCCTGACAAAGGGGCGTCCCCCCGATGGGGTGGGGGATCCCCCGGGACTGGGTGCCCCGCTGCCCGGGGATGGCCCCTGCCACGGCGGCGAAGGCAGCCAGCGCCCCACACGCTGCGAGCCCCCGTCCCCGGGGGCGCCGCGGCCGGGCGAAGGCTTTACCTCTCCCCGTCTGAGCCGGGGCACCGGCCGTGCCGCTGCTCCCCGGGCGCCGGCTGGAATGAGAGCGACGCCGAGGCCCGGCCGCCCCCGTGACGTGGGGCCTCCTGGCACTGCCGGGCGGCTGCCGCGCCACGGCCCAAAAAtagccccccggcacccccccggcACCCTGGGGCAGGGACACGGGACCGCGTGGCCCCGGGGGGCGCCCAGCCTGCGGGGACACCGGCGCCGTGGGGCCTGGTGATGGCcctggggtgcggggggcaccctggggtgcggGTGGGACACCGGGGGCAGTGGCCGGGGAGCGGGGGTAcgcggggtgtgggggggccgtgggggcgCTGACCGGGGTGCGGGGTCgccccgcgggcggggccggggcagcgcagCCCCCGGTGCCCGCTGCGCTCCGGAGAGGCtccggccccggcgccccgaCCCGGTGCCCTGTCCTCGCTGCCCCCGCCAGCCGctgccgccaggccccgccccagGGCGAAGCCCCGCCCACGGCCCGACCCGTGCCCCGCCCACTGCCCGCCCCGTGCCCCGCCCAGCCAGGCAGTACTACGCGCTCTCGGGAGGGCCGGAGCGGTGCGCGGGCGGGGCCGGAAGCCATCGACGCTCTCGGCCGTCGGCTGGGGCGGCCTGCGCACGGCGCGCGGCTCGGCGGCAGCGTGGGCGCCGCGGCCCGCGCAGGCGCCCTGGCGGCCCGAGGGTGTTTCCGCGCATGCGCGCTGCGCCGCGCTCCCTTTTTGCCCCTTCGCTGGAGCCGCCATGGCGCCCGTGGTGAGTCtccgccggcggcgggcggctgctccgggccggccccgcccgccccgcccgggggctgccgggccTCTGCCTCCCGCCCGCGGCCCCATCTGCCCCGGCCCCTTCTCCTCCGGCCTGGCCCGGCGTGGCCCGGGCCTGCGCGTGGGGCTGGGCCCCAGCGTGGGCCTCCGCCGGGCCCAGCCCGCCAAGCGCCGGGCGTGCGgctcggggcggggcgggacgggcggccgcggggggccCTTCCCACAGCCCCCGGCCCGGATCCTGCCCCGGGCCCTTCCCGTCCCTCCCCCCGCAGCTCGGCCCGGTCCCCTTGGCTCCAGCCTGGGGCTCGCTCTggtcccctccctcctccccgctgcccccgggcccGTGGCCTGGAGCCGCTCCCTCACGGCTCTCTCTTTCCCCCGCGCTGCAGAAGAAGCCCGCAGCGAAAGGTggcaaaaaaaagaagcaggtgTTGAAGTTCACCCTGGACTGCACCCACCCCGTGGAGGATGGCATCATGGACGCCGCCAACTTTGTGAGTGCGgggcctccctgctgccccccgccccgggccttTCCGGGGAGGGCTCCTGGCCCCGTTCCCGGCTGCCAAGCGCGGCCCCGGCAGCCCTCGCCCCCTCTCCTCTCAGTTGCTGCCCGTCGCCGCGGCGCAGCGTAAAAGCCTGCAGCGCCGGGCAACACCCCGCAGACAAAGGGAGCCCGGATGGTGCTGGAGGCTACGAGATGTTTATTGGTTTTAAACGCTTTGTAGATAAAGCACAAACACTTTTCCTACCTGTCGCAGGTCGGTCCTGGGGTGGGATTTCCGTTATGTGAGGAATGGCGTGGGCAGGGAGCGCTGCGTTTCAGCACTGTCCAATAAACCTGTTTTCATTCAAACTGCTCGAGCATGGGTTGGAAGCACGGGGCTGTCGCTGAGGTGTCCTCGGAGGATGCTTGCCCAGCCGTCTCCTCACTGGGTGTCCCCTCGGAAGGCAGGCAGCATGTCCCTGCCTTGCTAATCCTGCGCCTTCGCACTCCAGAACCTCACGTGTAGGGCTGCATGGGCTGTTGGATTAGTTGTGGAAGGTGCTGGCAGGCTCGGAGCCTCCTGACCCTCAGGCGTGCGGCTTTCCTCTGCTTCCCTGGACATAACGGCGCTTCTTGCTCTTCCCCACCTCTAAGCCAAAAGCTGCAGCGCCGGGCAGGAGCGAGGTGGGGAGGCCCCATCGGGTGGGACCTGGCAGCCCCAGCTAAGCGGCGGCGTTCCTCTCTTGCAGGAGCAGTTCCTGCAGGAAAGGATCAAGGTGAACGGCAAAGCGGGTAACCTGGGCGGGGGCGTGGTGACCATCGAGAGGAGCAAGAGCAAGATCACGGTCACGTCGGAGGTGCCGTTCTCAAAGAGGTGaggcggcggggcagccccgtGCCCGGGCAGTGCTGGTCACAGTCACGGGGCTGCTGCCGGTGTCGGACAggctggggggagggaagagacGTCTTGGTGCAGGAGTCGTGCCAGGACTCTGCTGGGTGCGGTGGCTGCTGCTGGCGAGGGATCTTCGGGGGAGATGCGTGGCCAATATTCCCGCTGGGAACGCCGGTGGGGCGGGCGGCAGGGGAGGACGCGCAGCCGCAAGGACACCGAGCGCGGAGTTGAGGGTTGATCCGCCGCCGAGCTGTTCCGCTCCCTTATCATCCCTCTCATcctgctgggctcctgctctgGCTGCCTGTCCTTTGGCTTCGATAAACGTGGTTCTTGCCACGGCAGGGACAGCGCAGCCGGAGGCCTCAGACACCGGGAAGAGAAGAGGGAAAGCGTTTCCCAGGCTCGGTGTCGTGGCGCTGCCGGTGTGATTCCCCCAGCCGTGGTGTTTCCTGGCAGAAGCTTTGCCGGGACGTGCCTGAGGCAACGTGTTGCTCCCGCAGAGGCGGAAGCCCACGGGAACGGGGGTTTTTGTTTGCCAAAAGCCCCACGTAGGGGGTTTGctgggagcaggggtggggggacagaGCATCCCGAAAAGGCTCCTAGAGAGACGCTGCGGATCTGGGGGCGCAGAACCGCTTTCACGCCACGCTTCCCCCGGCAGGTACCTGAAGTATCTGACCAAGAAGTACCTGAAGAAGAACAACCTGCGCGACTGGTTGCGTGTGGTGGCCAACAGCAAGGAGAGCTACGAGCTGCGCTACTTCCAGATCAAccaggacgaggaggaggaggaggaggaggattgaGCCGGCCCTGCCGCCCGGCAGCCATTTTGTACAGTTTTGCTTTCCTGGAATAAACGGCGGGGAGAGTTGTTGATACCCCGCGCTCGGCTGGCGGCGCCTCGGGGGGGCTGGTGGCTgctttggggggatttggggcttttcggggagcgcgggggcggggctgggggcggggcctgggggggtGTGTGGCGTGCGTGCGTCACGGGGTGGGCGTGGCGCGGCGGCCGCCATCTTggcgcggagcggccgcgccCGGCGCTCGGCCCCGGCGCTCGGCCCCGGCgcgggccgctgccgccgcccggcatgcgggggccggcggccggccGGGAGCTGCTGGACGACGCGGAGAACGAGGAGGACGTCTCGGGtaggcggcgggcggcggcgcggccccggcccctccggcTCGGCCCCGTTATCCTGGCGCCGCGCGAACGGGCGGCGGGGCCTGTCCCCGGGCgtggcggcgggggccggcggctcCCCGAGGGGCCGGGCCCGCCCTTCGCGCCTCGGGGCGGCCTCTAGCCCCGGCCGGGGCAGCgggctgccccccccagccccgcggccgccgggcccgcgcccctGCGCGGCGGAGGGCGGGCTCCGACCCCCGCGCCGGCAAGACGgggccggggctccgcggggaGAAGGCGGGTCGGCGCCGGCCCTGCCCGGCTCCCAccctgcccgcccggcccggcggagcTCGGGCACCTGCCTTGGCGGAGCCTAAACCGGCACGGCCTGAAGCCCGACCAGAGATACGGCTCAGCGACTCTGGAGCGTTCTTGCTGTAtaaactcagaaataaaaaataaaaat
This window contains:
- the RNF207 gene encoding RING finger protein 207 isoform X1, whose amino-acid sequence is MAGGIFSLLGSCSELEKANCHPLVCLLCHEPYQHPCLLDCYHNFCASCLRGRASDGRLCCPLCGHPSVVRGGTGLPPVDRLLQFLVDSSADSEEDAQCANCDRRCAKGELDTMYFCNTCGQPLCAPCREETHRAKMFARHEIVSLSKRTKDVHKKCPLHEEPYIMFSTEKKSMLCINCFRDMQGESRAHCIDIETAYMQGCQRLDQAVMAVKELQTSTREAIVLLKAMIEEVHNSASEEEAAINSLFGRMQEQLSERKKTLLKAVQRPCRAPLCCSQHEEKEKAFKEQLAHLASLLPTLQVHLVTCSAFLSSANKAEFLDLGYQLMERLQRIVKLPHRLRPAQTSKINSEYRAEFARCLEPLLMLSPRRSVVGSAGGIGPGIAGTNMLPVGQCSKTLMVPSCPPAGDKTSTSPLVRKPTMHRYISTKVLLAEGRETPFAEHCRNYESTYRALQLEIQGLKDQVQELHRDLTKHHSLIKTEIMSEILQKSLQMDVQIAAHYSAVEMMRSVFEEVWEETYQRVANEQEIYEAQLHDLLQLRQENSCLTTITKQIAPYVRSIAKVKERLEPRLQEPREPKEEQAQMLLKVCDDSEAAPRRLPLSRDTSPGSSEGAPASPGEGCTPRDPPPKSKECRRGQPSGAESAAQLELAP
- the RNF207 gene encoding RING finger protein 207 isoform X2, which translates into the protein MAGGIFSLLGSCSELEKANCHPLVCLLCHEPYQHPCLLDCYHNFCASCLRGRASDGRLCCPLCGHPSVVRGGTGLPPVDRLLQFLVDSSADSEEDAQCANCDRRCAKGELDTMYFCNTCGQPLCAPCREETHRAKMFARHEIVSLSKRTKDVHKKCPLHEEPYIMFSTEKKSMLCINCFRDMQGESRAHCIDIETAYMQGCQRLDQAVMAVKELQTSTREAIVLLKAMIEEVHNSASEEEAAINSLFGRMQEQLSERKKTLLKAVQRPCRAPLCCSQHEEKEKAFKEQLAHLASLLPTLQVHLVTCSAFLSSANKAEFLDLGYQLMERLQRIVKLPHRLRPAQTSKINSEYRAEFARCLEPLLMLSPRRSVVGSAGGIGPGIAGTNMLPVGQCSKTLMVPSCPPAGDKTSTSPLVRKPTMHRYISTKVLLAEGRETPFAEHCRNYESTYRALQLEIQGLKDQVQELHRDLTKHHSLIKTEIMSEILQKSLQMDVQIAAHYSAVEMMRSVFEEVWEETYQRVANEQEIYEAQLHDLLQLRQENSCLTTITKQIAPYVRSIAKVKERLEPRLQEPREPKEEQAQMLLKVCDDSEAAPRDTSPGSSEGAPASPGEGCTPRDPPPKSKECRRGQPSGAESAAQLELAP
- the RNF207 gene encoding RING finger protein 207 isoform X3, with protein sequence MAGGIFSLLGSCSELEKANCHPLVCLLCHEPYQHPCLLDCYHNFCASCLRGRASDGRLCCPLCGHPSVVRGGTGLPPVDRLLQFLVDSSADSEEDAQCANCDRRCAKGELDTMYFCNTCGQPLCAPCREETHRAKMFARHEIVSLSKRTKDVHKKCPLHEEPYIMFSTEKKSMLCINCFRDMQGESRAHCIDIETAYMQGCQRLDQAVMAVKELQTSTREAIVLLKAMIEEVHNSASEEEAAINSLFGRMQEQLSERKKTLLKAVQSQHEEKEKAFKEQLAHLASLLPTLQVHLVTCSAFLSSANKAEFLDLGYQLMERLQRIVKLPHRLRPAQTSKINSEYRAEFARCLEPLLMLSPRRSVVGSAGGIGPGIAGTNMLPVGQCSKTLMVPSCPPAGDKTSTSPLVRKPTMHRYISTKVLLAEGRETPFAEHCRNYESTYRALQLEIQGLKDQVQELHRDLTKHHSLIKTEIMSEILQKSLQMDVQIAAHYSAVEMMRSVFEEVWEETYQRVANEQEIYEAQLHDLLQLRQENSCLTTITKQIAPYVRSIAKVKERLEPRLQEPREPKEEQAQMLLKVCDDSEAAPRRLPLSRDTSPGSSEGAPASPGEGCTPRDPPPKSKECRRGQPSGAESAAQLELAP
- the RNF207 gene encoding RING finger protein 207 isoform X4 gives rise to the protein MAGGIFSLLGSCSELEKANCHPLVCLLCHEPYQHPCLLDCYHNFCASCLRGRASDGRLCCPLCGHPSVVRGGTGLPPVDRLLQFLVDSSADSEEDAQCANCDRRCAKGELDTMYFCNTCGQPLCAPCREETHRAKMFARHEIVSLSKRTKDVHKKCPLHEEPYIMFSTEKKSMLCINCFRDMQGESRAHCIDIETAYMQGCQRLDQAVMAVKELQTSTREAIVLLKAMIEEVHNSASEEEAAINSLFGRMQEQLSERKKTLLKAVQSQHEEKEKAFKEQLAHLASLLPTLQVHLVTCSAFLSSANKAEFLDLGYQLMERLQRIVKLPHRLRPAQTSKINSEYRAEFARCLEPLLMLSPRRSVVGSAGGIGPGIAGTNMLPVGQCSKTLMVPSCPPAGDKTSTSPLVRKPTMHRYISTKVLLAEGRETPFAEHCRNYESTYRALQLEIQGLKDQVQELHRDLTKHHSLIKTEIMSEILQKSLQMDVQIAAHYSAVEMMRSVFEEVWEETYQRVANEQEIYEAQLHDLLQLRQENSCLTTITKQIAPYVRSIAKVKERLEPRLQEPREPKEEQAQMLLKVCDDSEAAPRDTSPGSSEGAPASPGEGCTPRDPPPKSKECRRGQPSGAESAAQLELAP
- the RPL22 gene encoding large ribosomal subunit protein eL22, which produces MAPVKKPAAKGGKKKKQVLKFTLDCTHPVEDGIMDAANFEQFLQERIKVNGKAGNLGGGVVTIERSKSKITVTSEVPFSKRYLKYLTKKYLKKNNLRDWLRVVANSKESYELRYFQINQDEEEEEEED